The proteins below are encoded in one region of Rhododendron vialii isolate Sample 1 chromosome 7a, ASM3025357v1:
- the LOC131331768 gene encoding malate dehydrogenase-like isoform X2 has protein sequence MAKDPVRVLVTGAAGQIGYALVPMIARGVMLGPDQPVILHMLDIEPAAEALNGVKMELIDADFPLLRGVVATTDAIEACKGVDIAIMVGGFPRKEGMERKDVMSKNVSIYKTQASALEQHASPNCKVLVVANPANTNALILKEFAPSIPEKNITCLTRLDHNRALGQISERLQVHVGDVKNVIIWGNHSSTQYPDVNHATVSTSAGLKPVRELVGDDNWLNTEFIATVQQRGAAIIKARKLSSALSAASSACDHIHDWVLGTTKGTWVSMGVYSDGSYGIQPGLIYSFPVTCEKGEWKIVQGLKIDEFSRGKMDATAKELMEEKSLAYSCLN, from the exons ATGGCCAAAGATCCAGTCAGGGTTCTCGTCACCGGCGCCGCTG GACAAATAGGTTATGCTCTTGTTCCAATGATTGCTAGAGGGGTCATGCTGGGTCCAGATCAGCCTGTCATTCTGCACATGCTTGATATTGAACCTGCTGCTGAGGCCTTGAACGGGGTGAAAATGGAATTGATTGATGCTGACTTTCCTCTTCTTAGGG GTGTTGTTGCAACTACTGATGCCATTGAGGCTTGTAAAGGTGTTGATATTGCAATCATGGTTGGCGGATTCCCCCGGAAGGAGGGAATGGAGCGGAAGGATGTGATGTCCAAAAATGTATCCATTTACAAGACCCAAGCTTCAGCTTTGGAACAGCATGCCTCTCCAAATTGCAAG GTACTAGTGGTTGCTAACCCGGCCAACACCAATGCACTCATCCTGAAAGAATTTGCCCCTTCAATACCAGAGAAAAATATCACATGCCTTACAAGGCTTGACCATAACAGAGCCCTAGGCCAAATATCAGAGAGGCTGCAAGTTCATGTTGGTGATGTGAAGAATGTAATCATCTGGGGGAATCATTCTTCAACTCAGTACCCTGATGTCAATCATGCAACTGTAAGCACCAGCGCTGGACTGAAACCTGTCAGAGAACTTGTTGGTGATGACAATTG GCTAAATACCGAGTTCATTGCTACTGTGCAACAGCGTGGCGCAGCTATAATCAAAGCACGAAAGCTGTCTAGTGCATTATCTGCTGCAAGTTCTGCTTGTGATCATATACACGATTGGGTTCTTGGGACTACCAAG GGAACGTGGGTTTCAATGGGAGTGTACTCAGATGGGTCTTATGGAATTCAACCTGGCCTTATTTACTCTTTTCCTGTTACTTGTGAGAAAGGAGAATGGAAGATTGTGCAGG GGCTCAAGATTGATGAGTTTTCAAGGGGAAAGATGGATGCCACCGCAAAAGAGCTTATGGAGGAGAAGTCATTGGCTTATTCATGCCTCAACTGA
- the LOC131331769 gene encoding uncharacterized protein LOC131331769 isoform X2 — protein MATAEDDFSQFDISTEEKDRLVAEVIRYVLFKTQQNSGCPIKRDELTQLVTKNHRQRALPGYVINVAKEKLLNTFGYEMRELQRSRSSTNQGRASQQSAPDSKSYVIISHLPADVYKKYIEDANSSHLTGFTFVVISVVYLAGGKITEENLWHHLRRLGLSENDEGHPTLGNIKQALEGLVQQRYLQKEKSNGPEGNTLVYELAERALDGPISERIKEYISQIVQKDAAPADAD, from the exons ATGGCAACTGCTGAAGATGATTTCTCTCAGTTTGACATTTCTACTGAG GAAAAGGATAGGCTAGTTGCAGAAGTGATCAGATATGTCCTTTTCAAAACCCAGCAGAATTCAGGTTGCCCAATCAAAAGAGACGAGCTTACTCAACTGGTTACCAAAAACCACAGACAGAGGGCTCTCCCTGGTTATGTGATCAATGTGGCTAAAGAAAAGCTCTTAAACACTTTTGGATATGAGATGAGGGAGCTCCAAAGATCTCGTTCTTCAACTAATCAGGGTCGCGCTTCACAACAGA GTGCTCCTGATTCAAAATCATATGTTATTATAAGTCACCTACCTGCTGATGTGTACAAGAAATATATTGAAGATGCTAATTCGTCGCATCTGACTGGTTTTACTTTCGTTGTTATTAGTGTTGTATATCTTGCTGGAGGCAAAATCACAGAAG AAAATCTGTGGCATCATTTGAGGCGGCTGGGATTGTCTGAAAATGACGAAGGCCATCCTACCCTTGGAAACATCAAGCAGGCTCTGGAGGGACTTGTCCAACAAAG ATATCTGCAGAAGGAAAAATCTAATGGCCCGGAAGGAAATACTCTTGTTTATGAGCTTGCTGAGAGAGCTTTAGATGGACCCATTAGTGAGAGGATCAAAGAATACATCTCACAG ATTGTGCAGAAAGATGCTGCTCCTGCAGATGCTGATTAA
- the LOC131331767 gene encoding malate dehydrogenase-like has translation MAKAPVRVLVTGAAGQIGYALVPMIARGIMLGPDQPIILHMLDIEPAAGALKGVKMELIDAAFPLLKGIVATTDAAKACKSVNIAVMVGGFPCKEGMMRKDVLPKNFPIYRAHASALGEHAAPNCRVLVVANPANTNAVIFKEFAPSIPEKNITCLTRLDHNRALGQIAERLNVHINDVKNVIVWGNHSSTQYPDASHATITTTSGEKSAGELIGDHHWLQNEFITTVQQRGDVILKVRKLSSALSAASAACDHIRDWLLGTPKGTWVSMGVFSDGSYGIQPSLFYSFPITCQNGNWSIVQGLKIDEFSRTKMDATAIELMEEKSLAYSFINQQ, from the exons ATGGCTAAAGCTCCAGTTAGGGTTCTCGTCACTGGCGCCgctg GCCAAATAGGATATGCTCTTGTGCCGATGATTGCTAGAGGAATCATGTTAGGCCCAGATCAACCTATAATTCTGCACATGCTAGACATCGAACCAGCTGCCGGGGCTTTAAAAGGGGTGAAAATGGAGCTAATTGATGCTGCTTTTCCACTTCTCAAAG GTATTGTTGCCACAACGGATGCTGCCAAGGCTTGTAAAAGTGTCAACATTGCGGTTATGGTCGGTGGATTCCCTTGCAAAGAAGGAATGATGAGAAAAGATGTGTTGCCCAAAAATTTTCCTATATACAGGGCTCATGCTTCAGCCTTGGGGGAGCATGCTGCTCCTAATTGCAGG GTCCTAGTAGTCGCCAACCCAGCAAACACCAACGCAGTCATTTTCAAAGAATTCGCTCCTTCGATCCCAGAGAAAAACATCACATGCCTTACGCGGCTTGATCACAATAGAGCTTTGGGCCAAATTGCGGAGCGGCTAAATGTTCACATTAATGATGTGAAGAATGTTATCGTATGGGGAAACCACTCCTCTACCCAATACCCAGATGCAAGTCATGCAACTATTACAACCACCAGTGGAGAAAAGTCTGCAGGAGAACTAATTGGAGATCATCATTG GTTACAAAATGAGTTTATCACCACAGTTCAACAACGTGGTGATGTCATCCTCAAAGTAAGGAAGCTGTCAAGTGCATTATCTGCAGCAAGTGCAGCTTGTGATCATATACGTGATTGGCTTCTTGGAACTCCCAAG GGAACATGGGTTTCCATGGGAGTGTTCTCTGATGGGTCTTATGGTATCCAACCCAGCCTTTTCTACTCTTTTCCCATTACTTGCCAGAATGGAAATTGGTCAATTGTGCAAG GGCTTAAGATCGATGAGTTTTCAAGAACGAAGATGGATGCCACTGCAATAGAGCTAATGGAAGAGAAATCCTTGGCCTATTCATTTATCAATCAACAGTGA
- the LOC131331766 gene encoding uncharacterized protein LOC131331766 encodes MNQMDEQFLESLIELEIEAENLLLARHQLVENDRVRNGNREALTALRKRSRTTRTSIPSPFESIMKEIEGSASRPLVKEVCTTCGNHDSTEKTWMMFPGTDVFARIPFHAAHAILDKDQEKLEVDAKVLQSCVKEKSFSISEKGALADKISPGVLRSLVTLTDKPK; translated from the exons ATGAATCAAATGGATGAGCAATTCCTAGAAAGTTTAATTGAGCTCGAAATTGAAGCTGAAAATCTTCTACTGGCCAGACACCAG TTGGTTGAAAATGATAGAGTGAGGAATGGGAATAGGGAAGCGCTGACAGCTCTGAGGAAGAGGTCTCGGACGACCAGAACCAGTATCCCTTCGCCTTTTGAGTCAATAATGAAGGAGATTGAGGGGTCCGCATCAAGGCCCCTGGTGAAGGAGGTGTGCACAACTTGTGGCAATCATGACTCAACAGAGAAAACATGGATGATGTTCCCTGGAACTGATGTCTTTGCTAGGATTCCATTTCATGCAGCTCATGCCATTTTGGATAAAG ATCAAGAAAAACTTGAGGTGGATGCGAAGGTTCTACAAAGCTGTGTTAAGGAGAAATCCTTTTCGATTTCAGAAAAAGGTGCTCTTGCTGACAAGATCAGTCCAGGCGTTCTCAGATCTCTTGTGACCTTAACAGACAAACCAAAGTAG
- the LOC131331769 gene encoding uncharacterized protein LOC131331769 isoform X1, producing the protein MSHVINVFTFVTSPLHFHYRSYRMATAEDDFSQFDISTEEKDRLVAEVIRYVLFKTQQNSGCPIKRDELTQLVTKNHRQRALPGYVINVAKEKLLNTFGYEMRELQRSRSSTNQGRASQQSAPDSKSYVIISHLPADVYKKYIEDANSSHLTGFTFVVISVVYLAGGKITEENLWHHLRRLGLSENDEGHPTLGNIKQALEGLVQQRYLQKEKSNGPEGNTLVYELAERALDGPISERIKEYISQIVQKDAAPADAD; encoded by the exons ATGAGTCATGTTATTAATGTGTTTACCTTTGTTACTTCCCCTCTTCACTTTCACTATAGGTCATACAGGATGGCAACTGCTGAAGATGATTTCTCTCAGTTTGACATTTCTACTGAG GAAAAGGATAGGCTAGTTGCAGAAGTGATCAGATATGTCCTTTTCAAAACCCAGCAGAATTCAGGTTGCCCAATCAAAAGAGACGAGCTTACTCAACTGGTTACCAAAAACCACAGACAGAGGGCTCTCCCTGGTTATGTGATCAATGTGGCTAAAGAAAAGCTCTTAAACACTTTTGGATATGAGATGAGGGAGCTCCAAAGATCTCGTTCTTCAACTAATCAGGGTCGCGCTTCACAACAGA GTGCTCCTGATTCAAAATCATATGTTATTATAAGTCACCTACCTGCTGATGTGTACAAGAAATATATTGAAGATGCTAATTCGTCGCATCTGACTGGTTTTACTTTCGTTGTTATTAGTGTTGTATATCTTGCTGGAGGCAAAATCACAGAAG AAAATCTGTGGCATCATTTGAGGCGGCTGGGATTGTCTGAAAATGACGAAGGCCATCCTACCCTTGGAAACATCAAGCAGGCTCTGGAGGGACTTGTCCAACAAAG ATATCTGCAGAAGGAAAAATCTAATGGCCCGGAAGGAAATACTCTTGTTTATGAGCTTGCTGAGAGAGCTTTAGATGGACCCATTAGTGAGAGGATCAAAGAATACATCTCACAG ATTGTGCAGAAAGATGCTGCTCCTGCAGATGCTGATTAA
- the LOC131331768 gene encoding malate dehydrogenase, cytoplasmic-like isoform X1, whose amino-acid sequence MENLELVETVVVVLGSMYLSRKIIRHMWGLLNVEKEPITVLITGAAGQIGYALVPMIARGVMLGPDQPVILHMLDIEPAAEALNGVKMELIDADFPLLRGVVATTDAIEACKGVDIAIMVGGFPRKEGMERKDVMSKNVSIYKTQASALEQHASPNCKVLVVANPANTNALILKEFAPSIPEKNITCLTRLDHNRALGQISERLQVHVGDVKNVIIWGNHSSTQYPDVNHATVSTSAGLKPVRELVGDDNWLNTEFIATVQQRGAAIIKARKLSSALSAASSACDHIHDWVLGTTKGTWVSMGVYSDGSYGIQPGLIYSFPVTCEKGEWKIVQGLKIDEFSRGKMDATAKELMEEKSLAYSCLN is encoded by the exons ATGGAGAATTTGGAATTGGTTGAGACGGTTGTTGTGGTTTTGGGTTCTATGTATCTGTCGCGGAAAATTATCAGACACATGTGGGGCCTCTTGAATGTAGAAAAGGAGCCTATTACAGTACTAATCACTGGTGCTGCAG GACAAATAGGTTATGCTCTTGTTCCAATGATTGCTAGAGGGGTCATGCTGGGTCCAGATCAGCCTGTCATTCTGCACATGCTTGATATTGAACCTGCTGCTGAGGCCTTGAACGGGGTGAAAATGGAATTGATTGATGCTGACTTTCCTCTTCTTAGGG GTGTTGTTGCAACTACTGATGCCATTGAGGCTTGTAAAGGTGTTGATATTGCAATCATGGTTGGCGGATTCCCCCGGAAGGAGGGAATGGAGCGGAAGGATGTGATGTCCAAAAATGTATCCATTTACAAGACCCAAGCTTCAGCTTTGGAACAGCATGCCTCTCCAAATTGCAAG GTACTAGTGGTTGCTAACCCGGCCAACACCAATGCACTCATCCTGAAAGAATTTGCCCCTTCAATACCAGAGAAAAATATCACATGCCTTACAAGGCTTGACCATAACAGAGCCCTAGGCCAAATATCAGAGAGGCTGCAAGTTCATGTTGGTGATGTGAAGAATGTAATCATCTGGGGGAATCATTCTTCAACTCAGTACCCTGATGTCAATCATGCAACTGTAAGCACCAGCGCTGGACTGAAACCTGTCAGAGAACTTGTTGGTGATGACAATTG GCTAAATACCGAGTTCATTGCTACTGTGCAACAGCGTGGCGCAGCTATAATCAAAGCACGAAAGCTGTCTAGTGCATTATCTGCTGCAAGTTCTGCTTGTGATCATATACACGATTGGGTTCTTGGGACTACCAAG GGAACGTGGGTTTCAATGGGAGTGTACTCAGATGGGTCTTATGGAATTCAACCTGGCCTTATTTACTCTTTTCCTGTTACTTGTGAGAAAGGAGAATGGAAGATTGTGCAGG GGCTCAAGATTGATGAGTTTTCAAGGGGAAAGATGGATGCCACCGCAAAAGAGCTTATGGAGGAGAAGTCATTGGCTTATTCATGCCTCAACTGA